From the genome of Deltaproteobacteria bacterium:
CATGAAGTCGCGGCTGCCCAAGGTGCTCCATCCCGTGGCGGGCCGTCCCATGATCCACTACCCGCTGGTCGTTCTCAAGGCCCTGAAGGCCGACAGGGTGGTGGTTGTGGTGGGTCACAAGGCCGATGAGGTCGAAGCCGCCGTGACGCAGGGGACATTCGATTACGGCGCCGTCGACTTCGTCGTCCAGGACCCCCAGCTCGGCACGGGCCACGCCGTAATGTGCGCCGCCGGGAGGTTGAGGGACTACGAAGGCGACGTGCTCATACTCTCGGCGGACGTGCCGCTCATAACGGAGGCGACCGTCAAGGCCCTCTTCCGGGTCCACCGCCGGAGGCGCGGCGCAAGGCCGGCGCTCACCCTTACGACCGTAATGCTCGACGACCCGGGCGGTTACGGCCGCATAGTCCGCGACAGCGGCGCCGCCGTTGAGCGGGTCGTGGAGCACAGGGACCTGGCGCCCCACCAGCGGGGGATACGGGAGGTCAACGCCGGAGTCTACCTCGCCGAGAGCCGTTTCCTATTCGACAACCTCGAAGGACTCGGCACCGACAACGCCCAGGGCGAGTACTACCTGCCCGATCTCGTGGCCCTCGCCCGCGACAGGGGCCGCGCCGTTGCGGCCCTGACACTCTCCGACCCGACCGAGGTGATGGGCGTAAACAACCGGGCGGAACTGGCGGCCGCCGCTGCGATCATGCGAAGGCGCATAAACACGAGGCTCATGCTCTCGGGCGTCACCATCGTCGACCCGGCGGCGACCTACATAGACGACGGCGTTAAG
Proteins encoded in this window:
- the glmU gene encoding UDP-N-acetylglucosamine diphosphorylase/glucosamine-1-phosphate N-acetyltransferase, with amino-acid sequence MKNFAAIVLAAGKGTRMKSRLPKVLHPVAGRPMIHYPLVVLKALKADRVVVVVGHKADEVEAAVTQGTFDYGAVDFVVQDPQLGTGHAVMCAAGRLRDYEGDVLILSADVPLITEATVKALFRVHRRRRGARPALTLTTVMLDDPGGYGRIVRDSGAAVERVVEHRDLAPHQRGIREVNAGVYLAESRFLFDNLEGLGTDNAQGEYYLPDLVALARDRGRAVAALTLSDPTEVMGVNNRAELAAAAAIMRRRINTRLMLSGVTIVDPAATYIDDGVKVGADTVIYPNVHLAGRTVIGGDCVIEEGSRIEGCRVASGVRVRSHSVLEGSTIGEGAVIGPFARLRPESRIGKGARVGNFVEIKKTALGKGSKANHLAYLGDASIGEGVNIGAGVITCNYDGEKKHRTVIEDGAFIGSDSQFVAPVKVGRGSYIGSGSTITKDVPAEVLALSRAEQKVVEGWLERRKAGQKTTKKKGG